In Lottiidibacillus patelloidae, the genomic window TGACATCTTCCTTCATCAATTAGTTCCTCCTCCATGACGGATGCACTTAGAGGAATTATTGGAAACGGCTTAATTCACGAATTGTCCGGGATATAGGTAAGCCTACAACATTAAAGTAATCGCCATCGATTTTTTTCACTAACATAGCACCGAATCCTTGAATTCCATATGCACCAGCTTTATCAAATGGTTCACCACTTTGGATGTATGTATCTATATCCTTTTTCGTAAGGTTCCAAAACATTACTTTTGTTTCTTCATAAAATGTGATAGATTTTTCTAATGTCTCGATTGCTACTCCGGTAAAAACGGAATGCGTGTTCCCAGATAATAATTGTAACATTTCTACTGCTTCTTCTTTGCTTTTTGGTTTCCCTAATCTTCTATCACCGATCGCAACAATCGTATCTGCCCCAATAACTACACAATCTTTATTTTTCGAGAAAACATCTTTTGCTTTTTGCTGTGCTAATGACTGAACAATATTAGCCGGGGTATCTTTTTCATTCATGACTTCTTCAATATCACTGACGATTATTTCAAAAGTTAGATTCACTTGCTCGAGCAATTCTTTCCGTCTTGGAGATCCTGATGCTAAGATTAATTTTTTCATTTACTCCCCTCCAACGCCCATTATTTTTTTCGACAATACTTTTCGTTTTATGACACTTACTATAGATATTCTGAAACAAAAAGGAATTCATTACTCATGAATTCCTAGTATTTACTATTTAAATAATAATCCATATACCGTTAACGCGTTTAATAAATGTTGCTCACTTGCCCATAAATGGCTAGCTTGTCCACTTTCCTTATATTCATTAAAACTCTTACCTGCATTTATGACGTTTGTGACAAATGTTTTTTCTTCGCTCGTCAACGTTTCGATTGAACTTGCGATACCTTCTAATGATGTTATCATTTCTTTTACTTCAGACCATTTCTTTTCGTCAAAAGATCCAGTCGTCAATGCTGCTGAAGTTAACAAGACGAGCTCTGAATATTCTTTTGCTGCATTTTCTACTAGAGCAACCTTATTACTGTCTGTACTAGAAAAAGTGCCGCCTTTCATGACGAACTCTTTTACATACGGGTCCTCTTCATTAGCTGAACTATAATTACTGCTTAACGCCATTGCTTGATCTTTTGTTGACGTTACCCCTACAAATACATAAAACAATCCTTCGTTTTCAAGCGAGGCCGCTACAAGCCCATTATTTTTAACCTCTTGTATGATCTCATCTGCTTTTGCTTGCGAAGAATAGACACCTATTTGAATAATGTTAACAGCTAAACTCGGCAAATCCGAAGTAACCGGAGATTTCGTATTAGGAGGATCCTCCTCTTCATCCCCTTGATCAACTACTGCTGGTGTACCGTTGCCGTTAACTGGTACGTCTTCTGTTTGTCCAGTCGTGCTAAACATTTTTAAAATAATGACACCGAGTGATATCCCAATGAACAATGCTAAAGCGATAGGAAAGAAAAAGTGCTTTGGAATAACAATAAATTTCTTATTGCGATTTGACTTGTTTTTTAAAACGTTGCGCAAGTAATTCGCATTATCTTTATTGCTTGGGTCACTAGCAAATAAAATATCGTCGTTGTTGATCTCTCTTTCAGCAGTGGCTGCAATTTCTTCCTCTGCTTTTTTAAATTCGTTCTCTTTTCTCTGATTCCGATTGTCGTCAAAGGTAATTTTTATTTGTCTGTTTGGCTTGTCCACTTTTCCCACTCCCTTTCTTTTCAGTGGATAACCTCAACTTTTCTTCACCTTATCATAATGAAAAAAAAAAAGAACAAGACTTTTGTCGTCTTGTTCTAAGCGATTATCGACATATTATTCAGTCGATAAAAACAGTTCATTTATTTTGAAAATATCATGGATCTTCCATGTGCCATTTATTTTCTTTAATACATACGTTCCTTCAATAATTCGGCTTTTATAGTCACTACCTTCATCATTACTACTTACTTTCTGTACGTAGTTGACAGAAGCTTGCGAATTTCGCACTGTATCAATCGTTACAGAAAGGAGTTCGACATGTAAGTTTTGCCCAATAAGTTCTGACGCATGTGCTGCTACCTGAGAGCTTTCATCTTCAGTTGAAGTTGTTGTGAAAATTCTCGCCAATCCATCAGCATCATTATTATTAATCGCAACGACATATTGATTTAATACCGCATGCAATTCAACGTCATCAGGGTTTACTTTCGTTCCAAATAACGGGTTCGTTTTCGATCCAACATTATAAATTTCTTGCATTGGTAATGATTCTAACTCTGCTTTATATTTTGGGAAGAAATAAGTAGATAAAGTAACATCGTAAACCACTTCCCCTTGTGTTCTTAGTTGTGCAAACGAGTTATCAGCCGTTCCAGCTTCGCCATCTTCTGAGAAACTTAAATCATCGATTGTCGTAATACGCGTATTGTTTTCTAATGATTTCAAGAAAGTCTGCATTGCGAAATAATTTGGTGACGTAACCGAAAGCGCTACTGTTACTTTATTCGTTTGCTCATCTTCAAGTACTCGTTGCGTTACTTCTAAATTTAAAATTTCACTATCTGAGATAACTTTCGCCTTTTCAATACTAAACAAAAATTGGCCAACATAAGCTTTCGCAGGCACTTGATCATGGAGCGATTTTAATTGGACGATTGTATCATTTTGCGTGTCAGACACACGCTGTTTCGCACTAAGTAAAAGCGTTGCCTCCATTTTCTGCTTTTTCTCGAGCTTTTCTTTTTCAGCAACTAATGGATTTATCATACCTACATATATATATGCAATAATTAATACAGTAACCATTGTTATAGAGATGAAGAGAACGAGAGGGTTTCTAAATAAGTCTTTCATTATTCTCCTCCCTCCTGTTCTGCTTGAACAGCTTTTACAGTTTCTAAATCTAATGTAATCGAGTATTGCACATAAAATCTTGGTAATACTTCGTTTTCATTATTAGAAACCTCTTTAATTTCAATATCATCTAAACTAACATTTGTTACAAATGACAATGAACTTAAACCGTCCGTGTACATTGACATTTCTGGCAGCGTATCAAATTTAACATAAATATCGACAATACCATTTTCAGAGAAAGTATAATCAATAAAATAACCACGCTCAGGCAATAATTTAACAAAATCATTTAAAATACCAACACTAGAAAAATGGAATGCTTCAATCTTATTGACGTCTTGTACATATTCATCAATAAAAGATCCAGATTGCATATCAGTTATTTTCGCTTCAAGAGCTATACGTTCCGCCTCTGCACTTTTTATCTTCGTTTCTAGCATTTCAATTTCACTGGAGACACTACTATATTTAACATACATAAAAGCTCCACTTGCTAACACAGTTGCGATTAATATGTAAATTAAAATTCTAAAAATAGGGTGCGCTTTAGGTTTCTCACGCAATAAATTAATTTCTACGTTCATTTCGTTTGCACCTCTTTAAGTGCTAATCCTAGTGCTAAGTACTGCTCGCGTGGCAGTGCTTCACCTGTATCCGTTTGGAATACACCTTCATCAAATGACATAATTGGCACAGTGAAACGATCTTTCATTTTACCAATAACATCACTTAAATATGGATTATCACCGATGATTAGTATTTTTGTAATTTCTTCCTTGCCTTTTGTTAACGTAAAGCGATAGAAATTCATCACACGATCCATTTCTACTATGTCTTCCTCAATAACAGCTTGCAAGTCTTCCTCATTTTTCGTCCATGCAATTTTACCGTCAGATACTTCCCATGAACCTTCATCAAATTCATTAACAATATGTCTTGAAAATACAGGGAACTCTTCATTGAAGATTGTTAAATTTACAGACGAAAGGTCATACTGAATAAGCAGTAAATGTTCATTTTCCACATCTTCCATTGCTGAATAATATAACCGATAAATCGATAAGGAAGAAATATCAGCAACAACAGCATCTAACGACACATCTTCTAATAACTGACGGTATTGTTCAACCGTT contains:
- a CDS encoding Maf family protein, producing MKKLILASGSPRRKELLEQVNLTFEIIVSDIEEVMNEKDTPANIVQSLAQQKAKDVFSKNKDCVVIGADTIVAIGDRRLGKPKSKEEAVEMLQLLSGNTHSVFTGVAIETLEKSITFYEETKVMFWNLTKKDIDTYIQSGEPFDKAGAYGIQGFGAMLVKKIDGDYFNVVGLPISRTIRELSRFQ
- a CDS encoding SPOR domain-containing protein — its product is MDKPNRQIKITFDDNRNQRKENEFKKAEEEIAATAEREINNDDILFASDPSNKDNANYLRNVLKNKSNRNKKFIVIPKHFFFPIALALFIGISLGVIILKMFSTTGQTEDVPVNGNGTPAVVDQGDEEEDPPNTKSPVTSDLPSLAVNIIQIGVYSSQAKADEIIQEVKNNGLVAASLENEGLFYVFVGVTSTKDQAMALSSNYSSANEEDPYVKEFVMKGGTFSSTDSNKVALVENAAKEYSELVLLTSAALTTGSFDEKKWSEVKEMITSLEGIASSIETLTSEEKTFVTNVINAGKSFNEYKESGQASHLWASEQHLLNALTVYGLLFK
- the pilO gene encoding type 4a pilus biogenesis protein PilO; this translates as MKDLFRNPLVLFISITMVTVLIIAYIYVGMINPLVAEKEKLEKKQKMEATLLLSAKQRVSDTQNDTIVQLKSLHDQVPAKAYVGQFLFSIEKAKVISDSEILNLEVTQRVLEDEQTNKVTVALSVTSPNYFAMQTFLKSLENNTRITTIDDLSFSEDGEAGTADNSFAQLRTQGEVVYDVTLSTYFFPKYKAELESLPMQEIYNVGSKTNPLFGTKVNPDDVELHAVLNQYVVAINNNDADGLARIFTTTSTEDESSQVAAHASELIGQNLHVELLSVTIDTVRNSQASVNYVQKVSSNDEGSDYKSRIIEGTYVLKKINGTWKIHDIFKINELFLSTE
- a CDS encoding PilN domain-containing protein, producing MNVEINLLREKPKAHPIFRILIYILIATVLASGAFMYVKYSSVSSEIEMLETKIKSAEAERIALEAKITDMQSGSFIDEYVQDVNKIEAFHFSSVGILNDFVKLLPERGYFIDYTFSENGIVDIYVKFDTLPEMSMYTDGLSSLSFVTNVSLDDIEIKEVSNNENEVLPRFYVQYSITLDLETVKAVQAEQEGGE
- the pilM gene encoding type IV pilus biogenesis protein PilM; protein product: MGFDLSFKPKRKVNIVIKDHVIRYLELKNNGKEIVVKDCKERYLPDGVIKEGKIQNREKLTFILAECVEEWKIKNREVQFIVPDQIIVIRRVQVPGDLLEDEIQSHLFLELGASIHLPFEEPLFEFKLLPNSEQKNKQDILLIAAPEETVEQYRQLLEDVSLDAVVADISSLSIYRLYYSAMEDVENEHLLLIQYDLSSVNLTIFNEEFPVFSRHIVNEFDEGSWEVSDGKIAWTKNEEDLQAVIEEDIVEMDRVMNFYRFTLTKGKEEITKILIIGDNPYLSDVIGKMKDRFTVPIMSFDEGVFQTDTGEALPREQYLALGLALKEVQTK